The following proteins are encoded in a genomic region of Labilithrix sp.:
- the larE gene encoding ATP-dependent sacrificial sulfur transferase LarE: MGSALVCYSGGVDSAFVLAVAHKVLGDKCVGMTAVSPSLAPFELEDAVRVARTIGARHELVESHEIEDESYAKNDVDRCFHCKSELYRVSAKKNAEWGLAHVLNGTNLDDLGDYRPGLDAAKEAGARSPLVEAGLSKSDVRALSQAIGLGVWDKPAAACLSSRLPYGTRVTRERLKQIGDLEAELHALGIRQARVRWHASQSESVVAVKEAAIARIEIGRDEMLKAFDARDAIVAAGKKLGFAYVTLDLAGYRTGSHNEVLTKRALPVVS, encoded by the coding sequence ATGGGCTCGGCGCTCGTCTGCTACTCGGGCGGGGTCGACAGCGCGTTCGTCCTCGCCGTCGCGCACAAGGTCCTCGGCGACAAGTGCGTCGGGATGACCGCGGTGAGCCCGAGCCTCGCGCCGTTCGAGCTCGAGGACGCCGTGCGCGTCGCGCGGACGATCGGCGCGCGGCACGAGCTCGTCGAGTCGCACGAGATCGAGGACGAGTCGTACGCGAAGAACGACGTCGACCGCTGCTTCCACTGCAAGAGCGAGCTCTATCGCGTCAGCGCGAAGAAGAACGCCGAGTGGGGCCTCGCGCACGTGCTCAACGGCACGAACCTCGACGACCTCGGCGACTACCGCCCCGGCCTCGACGCGGCGAAGGAGGCCGGCGCGCGGAGCCCGCTCGTCGAGGCGGGCCTCTCGAAGAGCGACGTCCGCGCGCTCTCGCAGGCGATCGGCCTCGGCGTCTGGGACAAACCCGCCGCCGCGTGCCTCTCGAGCCGCCTCCCCTACGGCACGCGCGTGACGCGCGAGCGCCTGAAGCAGATCGGCGATCTCGAGGCCGAGCTCCACGCGCTCGGCATCCGCCAGGCGCGCGTGCGCTGGCACGCCTCGCAGAGCGAGAGCGTCGTCGCGGTGAAGGAGGCCGCGATCGCGCGCATCGAGATCGGGCGCGACGAGATGCTGAAGGCCTTCGACGCGCGCGACGCGATCGTCGCCGCGGGCAAGAAGCTCGGCTTCGCCTACGTCACCCTCGACCTCGCCGGCTACCGCACGGGCAGCCACAACGAGGTCCTGACGAAGCGCGCCCTGCCGGTCGTGTCGTAG
- a CDS encoding DNA polymerase Y family protein, which yields MRVAAICLPELRIELVRSMFPDLEGPVAVVVAPPPLTERDLLGNTRLSVVSREARALGVAPGQTIAQARARAGDLAVRVVRPDAVKDMLARIAEVGLAFGATVSFAGDPRDLVWIDVTGCAHLHARSGSTLEGEHLLASRLAGAVSSLGHVCFVAVADGPRVAAMLASAVAESAATAWEKAKSRPRSRGALPVFEPLVVPPGENAIAIAPLPISALPLAPEDVRWLAKLGVRTIEGLRALPKDGLAARLGPRAREVLSLAAGEDRAPLHAYVPPEVPEEEATLEYGIEGTQALTFVAKTLCDRLAARLQGRAVAAARVELELKLDAAMVAANDAGADRAVVALDLPAPLSGAGDLLAALRPKIERLVLAAPVLAARLRAPVLVPRRAAALSLFEPQPKAERALPRLVGELVSDLGAEAVSVLTVGDSWSPDGRSRLVPFGSSEAKAAASLALARSPKKRRKMLASVPEPTRLLAEPRPIAKEDARVLRHLSRVEAIEWWKTAPQKDGEARRPVDYVQAWTDDGAAFVEIDRASGAMRVRGWFD from the coding sequence ATGCGCGTCGCCGCGATCTGCCTGCCCGAGCTCCGGATCGAGCTCGTGCGCAGCATGTTCCCCGACCTCGAAGGCCCCGTCGCCGTCGTCGTCGCGCCGCCGCCGCTCACCGAGCGCGATCTGCTCGGCAACACGCGTCTCTCGGTCGTGTCGCGCGAGGCGCGCGCGCTCGGCGTCGCTCCGGGCCAGACCATCGCGCAGGCCCGCGCGCGCGCGGGCGATCTCGCGGTCCGCGTCGTCCGCCCCGACGCGGTGAAGGACATGCTCGCCCGCATCGCCGAGGTCGGCCTCGCGTTCGGCGCCACGGTGTCGTTCGCCGGCGACCCGCGCGACCTCGTATGGATCGACGTCACGGGCTGCGCGCACCTGCACGCTCGAAGCGGGAGCACCCTCGAAGGAGAGCACCTCCTCGCGTCGCGGCTCGCGGGCGCGGTCTCGTCGCTCGGGCACGTGTGCTTCGTCGCGGTGGCGGACGGCCCGCGCGTCGCGGCGATGCTCGCGAGCGCGGTCGCGGAGTCCGCCGCGACCGCGTGGGAGAAAGCGAAGAGCCGCCCGCGTTCGAGAGGAGCGCTCCCGGTCTTCGAGCCGCTCGTGGTGCCGCCGGGAGAGAACGCGATCGCGATCGCGCCGCTGCCGATCTCGGCGCTGCCGCTCGCGCCGGAGGACGTGCGGTGGCTCGCGAAGCTCGGCGTCCGCACGATCGAAGGGCTCCGCGCGCTGCCGAAGGACGGGCTCGCCGCGCGCCTCGGTCCACGTGCGCGTGAGGTGCTCTCCCTCGCCGCCGGCGAGGACCGCGCGCCGCTCCACGCGTACGTCCCGCCCGAGGTCCCGGAGGAGGAGGCGACGCTCGAGTACGGCATCGAGGGGACGCAGGCGCTCACGTTCGTCGCGAAGACGCTGTGCGATCGCCTCGCCGCACGCCTCCAGGGCCGCGCCGTCGCCGCCGCGCGCGTCGAGCTCGAGCTGAAGCTCGACGCCGCGATGGTCGCCGCGAACGACGCCGGCGCCGATCGCGCCGTCGTCGCGCTCGATCTGCCCGCCCCGCTCTCCGGCGCGGGCGATCTCCTCGCCGCGCTCCGCCCCAAGATCGAGCGGCTCGTCCTCGCGGCGCCCGTCCTCGCGGCGCGTCTGCGTGCGCCCGTGCTCGTGCCGCGGCGCGCGGCGGCGCTCTCGCTCTTCGAGCCGCAGCCGAAGGCGGAGCGCGCGCTGCCGCGGCTCGTCGGCGAGCTCGTCTCGGACCTCGGCGCCGAGGCGGTCTCCGTCCTCACGGTGGGCGACAGCTGGTCGCCGGACGGCCGCTCGCGCCTCGTGCCGTTCGGGTCGAGCGAGGCGAAGGCGGCGGCGAGCCTCGCGCTCGCGCGGAGCCCGAAGAAGCGGCGCAAGATGCTCGCGAGCGTGCCGGAGCCGACGCGCCTCCTCGCCGAGCCGCGCCCGATCGCGAAGGAGGACGCGCGCGTCCTCAGGCACCTCTCGCGGGTGGAGGCGATCGAGTGGTGGAAGACCGCGCCGCAGAAGGACGGCGAGGCCCGTCGTCCCGTCGACTACGTGCAGGCGTGGACCGACGACGGCGCGGCGTTCGTCGAGATCGACCGCGCCTCGGGGGCGATGCGCGTCCGCGGCTGGTTCGACTGA
- a CDS encoding error-prone DNA polymerase: MPYEDAGTSERAASPHPAIATELAQLRASIAARTSRYVELTARTNFSFLSGATPPERMVFRAAELGYDAIGIADRDGLYGVVRAHEEAQKQGIRLVVGCELTLEREGLEGVPEIPGKPTTITVFVESREGYANLCKILTESHARHPKNLPLRRTDGLDEEDLPKNTFAGLPLSYVSRHAAGLWALADAALLDEPAGREAIRAFGARLSIAVHLHKDGEDRVRVMRAEAAARTHGLPICATNRVLYARPQDKPILDVLHCIREGKTLDEAGRELGPNAEAHLKNEEEMTRLFSLHPEWLARARFVADRCTFSLKELKYDFPYEITDLVHRDFRHPDGRVGETADEALRRLTYDGARARWGEAIPANVAQQIEKELTLITQLAVAPYFLSVRAVVDMARRRDILCQGRGSAANSAVCFCLGITAVDPARSNLLFERFLSAERREPPDIDVDFEHERREEVIQEIYETYGRDRAAMVCEIVSYRSKSALREVGKAFGFSLEQIDRLAGVVTWWDGISAVSESRLKAIGFSADDPRVRQVIVMARAVQGFPRHLSIHVGGFVLSAKPLSAVAPIEPATMDKRTIIPWDKDDIDTLGFFKIDVLGLGMLTAIRKCLDLVRGVAEVTPGYAAPPLLAKSAIERLAHIPPEDPKVFDALCNADTVGVFQIESRAQMAMLPRLKPREFYDLVIEVAIVRPGPIQGGMVHPYLRRRCGEEEVKPPHPILAPILERTLGVPLFQEQVMQIAIVGAGYSGGEADRLRRDMAAWRKNGNLERHRERLLQGFRERGIPEEFGERLYQQIHGFAEYGFPESHSCSFSLLVYSSSWLKLYYPAEFAAALINSQPMGFYSPSTILQDAQRHGVELLPVDINKSVWNCTCEGPDLNEGPQKRPRMRARSAPSAPREGRVWGGGVGGEAPDVESTKLRLGLRVVAGLGEDAGRRIEAGRPYASAGDVLARARLDRKEAMALAESGALDALSDGGRRGAIWDVVAPRPEDMFVGTTKKERSPELVPMTRAEQLVLDYERTGISVSDHPLKLLRSKLGKRFKSSLDVLGLRAGTRVKVAGLVTCRQRPGTASGVVFVTMEDEHGFLNLVLWPRVFEKYRLVATTSKVLIVHGKIERSDDPKGLRPPDPNVPQSVLYVVAEHLEAFDEELPKLASMSRDFH, translated from the coding sequence ATGCCCTACGAGGACGCGGGCACCTCGGAGCGCGCCGCGAGCCCGCACCCCGCGATCGCGACGGAGCTCGCGCAGCTCCGCGCGTCGATCGCGGCGCGCACGAGCCGCTACGTCGAGCTCACGGCGCGCACGAATTTCAGCTTCCTCTCGGGCGCGACGCCGCCGGAGCGCATGGTCTTCCGCGCGGCGGAGCTCGGGTACGACGCGATCGGGATCGCCGATCGCGACGGCCTCTACGGCGTCGTGCGCGCGCACGAAGAGGCGCAGAAGCAGGGGATCCGCCTCGTCGTCGGCTGCGAGCTCACGCTCGAGCGCGAGGGCCTCGAAGGTGTCCCCGAGATCCCGGGCAAGCCCACCACGATCACGGTCTTCGTCGAGAGCCGCGAGGGCTACGCGAACCTGTGCAAGATCCTCACCGAGAGCCACGCGCGTCATCCGAAGAACCTGCCGCTGCGAAGGACGGACGGCCTCGACGAAGAGGATCTCCCGAAGAACACGTTCGCCGGCCTCCCGCTCTCGTACGTCTCGAGGCACGCGGCGGGGCTGTGGGCGCTCGCCGACGCCGCGCTCCTCGACGAGCCCGCCGGCCGCGAGGCGATCCGCGCGTTCGGGGCGCGCCTCTCCATCGCGGTGCACCTCCACAAGGACGGCGAAGACCGCGTCCGCGTGATGCGCGCCGAGGCGGCCGCGCGCACGCACGGCCTCCCGATCTGCGCGACGAACCGCGTGCTCTACGCGCGCCCGCAAGACAAGCCGATCCTCGACGTCCTCCACTGCATCCGCGAGGGCAAGACGCTCGACGAAGCGGGCCGCGAGCTCGGACCCAACGCCGAGGCGCACCTCAAGAACGAAGAGGAGATGACGCGCCTCTTCTCGCTCCATCCCGAGTGGCTCGCGCGCGCGCGCTTCGTCGCCGATCGCTGCACCTTCTCGCTGAAGGAGCTGAAATACGACTTCCCGTACGAGATCACGGACCTCGTCCATCGCGACTTCCGGCACCCCGACGGCCGCGTCGGCGAGACGGCGGACGAGGCGCTCCGCCGCCTCACGTACGACGGCGCGCGCGCGAGGTGGGGCGAGGCGATCCCGGCCAACGTCGCGCAGCAGATCGAGAAGGAGCTCACCCTCATCACGCAGCTCGCGGTCGCGCCGTATTTCCTCTCCGTTCGCGCCGTCGTCGACATGGCGCGCCGCCGTGACATCCTCTGTCAGGGCCGCGGCAGCGCCGCGAACAGCGCGGTGTGCTTCTGCCTCGGCATCACCGCGGTCGACCCCGCGCGCTCGAACCTCCTCTTCGAGCGGTTCCTCTCCGCCGAGCGCCGCGAGCCGCCGGACATCGACGTCGACTTCGAGCACGAGCGGCGGGAGGAGGTCATCCAGGAGATCTACGAGACGTACGGCCGCGACCGCGCGGCGATGGTCTGCGAGATCGTCTCGTACCGCTCGAAGAGCGCGCTCCGCGAGGTGGGGAAGGCGTTCGGCTTCTCGCTCGAGCAGATCGACCGCCTCGCCGGCGTCGTCACGTGGTGGGACGGCATCTCGGCGGTGAGCGAGTCGCGGCTCAAGGCGATCGGCTTCTCGGCGGACGACCCGCGGGTCCGTCAGGTCATCGTCATGGCCCGCGCCGTCCAGGGTTTCCCGCGCCATCTCTCGATCCACGTCGGCGGCTTCGTCCTCTCCGCGAAGCCGCTGTCCGCCGTCGCTCCGATCGAGCCGGCGACGATGGACAAGCGCACGATCATCCCGTGGGACAAGGACGACATCGACACGCTCGGCTTCTTCAAGATCGACGTGCTCGGCCTCGGCATGCTCACCGCGATCCGCAAGTGCCTCGACCTCGTGCGCGGCGTCGCGGAGGTCACGCCGGGCTACGCCGCCCCCCCGCTCCTCGCGAAGAGCGCGATCGAGCGGCTCGCGCACATCCCGCCGGAGGACCCGAAGGTCTTCGACGCGCTCTGCAACGCGGACACGGTCGGCGTGTTCCAGATCGAGAGCCGCGCGCAGATGGCGATGCTCCCGCGCCTCAAGCCGCGCGAGTTCTACGACCTGGTCATCGAGGTCGCGATCGTGCGCCCGGGCCCGATCCAGGGCGGGATGGTGCACCCGTACCTCCGCCGCCGCTGCGGCGAAGAGGAGGTGAAGCCGCCGCATCCGATCCTGGCGCCGATCCTCGAGCGCACGCTCGGCGTCCCGCTCTTCCAGGAGCAGGTGATGCAGATCGCGATCGTGGGCGCGGGCTACTCGGGCGGCGAGGCCGACCGCCTCCGCCGCGACATGGCCGCCTGGCGCAAGAACGGCAACCTGGAACGCCACCGCGAGCGCCTCCTCCAGGGCTTCCGCGAGCGCGGCATCCCCGAGGAGTTCGGCGAGCGCCTCTACCAGCAGATCCATGGCTTCGCCGAATACGGATTCCCTGAATCACACAGTTGTAGCTTTTCCCTGCTCGTCTACTCGAGCTCCTGGCTGAAGCTCTATTACCCGGCCGAGTTCGCGGCGGCGCTGATCAACAGCCAGCCGATGGGCTTCTATTCACCCTCGACCATCTTGCAGGACGCCCAGCGACACGGCGTAGAGCTCCTCCCGGTCGACATCAACAAGAGCGTTTGGAACTGCACCTGCGAGGGTCCTGACCTAAACGAGGGGCCCCAGAAGCGGCCGCGAATGCGGGCGCGAAGCGCCCCGAGCGCTCCGCGCGAGGGCCGTGTCTGGGGTGGGGGTGTCGGGGGCGAAGCCCCTGACGTTGAGAGCACCAAACTAAGGCTCGGGCTGCGTGTCGTCGCCGGGCTCGGCGAGGATGCGGGGCGGCGGATCGAGGCGGGGCGGCCGTATGCGAGCGCCGGCGACGTGCTCGCGCGGGCGCGGCTCGATCGGAAGGAGGCGATGGCGCTCGCGGAGTCCGGGGCGCTCGACGCGCTCTCGGACGGCGGGCGGCGCGGCGCGATCTGGGACGTCGTCGCGCCGCGGCCGGAGGACATGTTCGTCGGGACGACGAAGAAGGAGCGGAGCCCCGAGCTCGTGCCGATGACGCGCGCGGAGCAGCTCGTGCTCGACTACGAGCGCACCGGCATCTCCGTGTCGGACCACCCGCTGAAGCTCCTCCGGTCCAAGCTCGGGAAGCGGTTCAAGTCGTCCCTCGACGTGCTCGGCCTCCGCGCCGGCACCCGCGTGAAGGTGGCCGGCCTCGTCACGTGCCGGCAACGGCCGGGGACCGCGAGCGGTGTCGTCTTCGTGACGATGGAGGACGAGCACGGCTTCTTGAACCTCGTCCTGTGGCCCCGGGTCTTCGAGAAATACCGCCTCGTCGCGACGACCTCGAAGGTGTTGATCGTGCACGGAAAGATCGAGCGGAGCGACGATCCGAAGGGGCTCCGCCCCCCCGACCCGAACGTGCCGCAGAGCGTCCTCTACGTCGTCGCCGAGCACCTCGAGGCTTTCGACGAGGAGCTCCCGAAGCTCGCGAGCATGAGCCGCGATTTCCATTAG
- a CDS encoding GGDEF domain-containing protein: MRGAETILEILLQLTAQLTDDRPLEDFLKAVTDASREMLPAEHASVRLLDPSRSMLLSGARSGAGESDRPMDFKRGEGILGWVVDSAQPVRVGDVSADPRWVSGKQQGFDVRSIMAEPLWSSGDVIGVLAVTSAKGDAFSESDQLVLRLLANCSAPPIERARLRRLAMFDDTTMAFNHRYLNPRIVEEMERAGRSGGEVSLLYMDLDHFKSVNDKFGHAIGDIVLRMFADRVRKAVRRVDVLIRRGGEEFVLVMPQTSATQALATGTRIQQTLAAEDLEVEGGLRIRQTVSIGVATWDSRETPDQLERRADHAMYEAKRQGRNRVVVARTD; this comes from the coding sequence GTGCGGGGCGCAGAGACGATTCTCGAGATCTTGCTGCAGCTCACCGCGCAGCTCACCGACGACCGTCCGCTCGAGGACTTCCTCAAAGCCGTGACCGACGCGTCGCGCGAGATGCTCCCCGCCGAGCACGCGAGCGTGCGCCTGCTCGATCCTTCGCGGTCGATGCTCCTCTCGGGCGCGCGCTCCGGGGCGGGGGAGAGCGATCGGCCGATGGACTTCAAGCGCGGAGAGGGGATCCTCGGTTGGGTCGTCGACAGCGCCCAGCCGGTGCGGGTCGGGGACGTGAGCGCCGATCCGCGCTGGGTGAGCGGGAAGCAACAGGGCTTCGACGTCCGCTCGATCATGGCGGAGCCGCTCTGGTCGAGCGGCGACGTGATCGGCGTGCTCGCGGTGACGTCGGCGAAGGGCGATGCGTTCAGCGAGTCGGATCAGCTCGTGCTGCGGCTGCTCGCGAACTGCTCCGCGCCGCCGATCGAGCGCGCGCGGCTGCGGCGGCTCGCGATGTTCGACGACACGACGATGGCGTTCAACCATCGCTACCTGAACCCGCGCATCGTCGAGGAGATGGAGCGCGCGGGGCGATCGGGCGGGGAGGTGAGCCTCCTCTACATGGACCTCGATCACTTCAAGTCGGTGAACGACAAGTTCGGACACGCGATCGGCGACATCGTGCTCCGCATGTTCGCGGACCGCGTGCGGAAGGCGGTCCGCCGCGTCGACGTCCTCATCCGCCGCGGCGGCGAGGAGTTCGTCCTCGTGATGCCGCAGACGAGCGCGACCCAGGCCCTCGCCACGGGCACCCGCATCCAGCAGACGCTCGCGGCGGAGGACCTCGAGGTCGAGGGCGGCCTGCGCATCCGCCAGACCGTGTCGATCGGCGTCGCGACGTGGGACTCGCGCGAGACCCCCGACCAGCTCGAGCGCCGCGCCGACCACGCGATGTACGAGGCGAAGCGCCAGGGCCGAAACCGCGTCGTCGTCGCGCGCACCGACTGA
- a CDS encoding ATP-grasp domain-containing protein has protein sequence MPFEKVLVVNRGEIARRVIRTCKRLGIATVAVYSEADAEAPFVTDADEAVAIGPAPAKDSYLDVAKIIDVLKKTGAKAVHPGYGFLSEKSAFARAVAEAGAVFIGATPDNLDAFGDKMKARHVALSAGTSPVPGTDEPIAIDTPEGVANAKAIAAKVGYPVVVKAVGGGGGIGMQVVQDEGGMERALKSCSDRGKASFADERVYLERYVSQPRHIEVQVFCDDHGQAFALGERECSLQRRHQKILEESPSPAAFFEGAAGEKRRQDLYAAALRVVTKVGYRGAGTCEFIADAEGNLYFLEVNARLQVEHPVTEMVTGLDLVELQLRVAAGEKLPDLSSVKPNGHAIEARIYAEDPSKGFIPKPGPIDTLEWAGGAGEVQTKTLRVESGVKAGNKVTPYYDPMIAKLVAWGETRAAAIAELDRALEGTTIAPATTNLAFLRKTLASDELRAGQYDTKFAEILAKRA, from the coding sequence ATGCCCTTCGAGAAAGTGCTCGTCGTGAACCGCGGCGAGATCGCTCGCCGCGTCATCCGTACCTGCAAGCGTCTCGGGATCGCGACGGTGGCGGTCTACTCCGAGGCCGACGCGGAGGCGCCGTTCGTGACGGACGCGGACGAGGCGGTCGCGATCGGTCCCGCGCCGGCGAAGGACTCGTACCTCGACGTCGCCAAGATCATCGACGTGCTGAAGAAGACGGGCGCGAAGGCGGTGCACCCGGGCTACGGCTTCCTCAGCGAGAAGTCCGCGTTCGCGCGCGCGGTCGCGGAGGCCGGCGCGGTGTTCATCGGCGCGACGCCCGACAACCTCGACGCGTTCGGCGACAAGATGAAGGCGCGCCACGTCGCGCTCTCCGCCGGCACGAGCCCGGTCCCCGGCACCGACGAGCCGATCGCGATCGACACGCCGGAGGGCGTCGCGAACGCGAAGGCGATCGCGGCGAAGGTCGGCTACCCGGTCGTGGTGAAGGCGGTCGGCGGCGGCGGCGGCATCGGCATGCAGGTCGTGCAAGACGAGGGCGGAATGGAGCGCGCGCTCAAGTCGTGCTCCGATCGCGGGAAGGCGAGCTTCGCCGACGAGCGCGTCTACCTCGAGCGCTACGTCTCGCAGCCGCGCCACATCGAGGTGCAGGTCTTCTGCGACGACCACGGGCAGGCCTTCGCGCTGGGCGAGCGCGAGTGCTCGCTCCAGCGCCGGCACCAGAAGATCCTCGAGGAGTCGCCGTCTCCGGCCGCGTTCTTCGAGGGCGCCGCGGGCGAGAAGCGGCGGCAGGACCTCTACGCGGCCGCGCTCCGCGTCGTGACGAAGGTCGGCTATCGCGGCGCGGGGACGTGCGAGTTCATCGCCGACGCGGAGGGCAACCTCTACTTCCTCGAGGTCAACGCGCGCCTCCAAGTCGAGCACCCCGTCACCGAGATGGTCACCGGGCTCGATCTCGTCGAGCTCCAGCTCCGCGTCGCGGCGGGGGAGAAGCTCCCCGACCTCTCGAGCGTGAAGCCGAACGGCCACGCGATCGAGGCGCGCATCTACGCCGAGGATCCGAGCAAGGGCTTCATCCCGAAGCCGGGCCCGATCGACACGCTCGAGTGGGCCGGCGGGGCGGGGGAGGTGCAGACGAAGACGCTGCGGGTGGAGTCCGGGGTGAAGGCCGGAAACAAGGTCACGCCCTACTACGATCCGATGATCGCGAAGCTCGTCGCCTGGGGCGAGACGCGCGCCGCCGCGATCGCCGAGCTCGATCGCGCGCTCGAGGGCACCACCATCGCGCCGGCGACGACGAACCTCGCGTTCCTCCGCAAGACGCTCGCGAGCGACGAGCTCAGGGCCGGTCAGTACGACACGAAGTTCGCCGAGATCCTCGCGAAGCGCGCATAG
- a CDS encoding GNAT family N-acetyltransferase codes for MSRPPFIKHWRDVIGPDEAGYPGSEERFTIGSPIGRATGLLRIGVHHETLLPGRRSSWPHAERDEEELVFVLQGTPDVWIDGELHRLEPGDGVGFPCATGIAHTFINDTDQPVRLLSIGERSKPTHAVYYPLHPAHQEILGERDWKDAPKRPLGAHDGKPARPTRPQAVLVTERLRLRPVRLEDAQAYYELRRDPEVARFLLRRAPASVDEAQSALARVLESNQPAWALTRVPDDMLLGIVGLPRFDAANRCSSISFELRRDEWGKHLMSEAAARVIEHAFGKLGLHRIQAEIDPKNHPSIHLAETLGFVREGVLRDNVFHDGAYSDTAIYARFAPR; via the coding sequence ATGAGCCGCCCGCCGTTCATCAAGCACTGGCGCGACGTCATCGGACCCGACGAGGCGGGGTATCCCGGGAGCGAGGAGCGCTTCACGATCGGCTCGCCGATCGGCCGCGCGACGGGGCTCCTCCGCATCGGCGTCCATCACGAGACGCTCCTGCCGGGCCGCCGCTCGTCCTGGCCGCACGCCGAGCGCGACGAGGAGGAGCTCGTGTTCGTGCTCCAGGGCACGCCCGACGTGTGGATCGACGGGGAGCTCCATCGCCTCGAGCCGGGCGACGGCGTCGGCTTCCCGTGCGCGACCGGCATCGCGCACACGTTCATCAACGACACCGATCAGCCGGTGCGTCTCCTCTCGATCGGCGAGCGCTCGAAGCCCACGCACGCGGTCTACTACCCGCTCCACCCCGCGCATCAGGAGATCCTCGGCGAGCGCGACTGGAAGGACGCGCCGAAGCGCCCGCTCGGCGCCCACGACGGCAAGCCGGCGCGTCCGACGCGGCCGCAGGCCGTGCTCGTCACCGAGCGCCTGCGCCTGCGCCCGGTGCGGCTCGAGGATGCGCAGGCGTACTACGAGCTGCGGAGGGACCCCGAGGTCGCGCGTTTCCTCCTGCGCAGGGCGCCCGCGAGCGTGGACGAGGCGCAGAGCGCGCTCGCGCGCGTGCTCGAGTCGAACCAGCCCGCGTGGGCGCTCACGCGCGTACCCGACGACATGTTGCTCGGCATCGTCGGACTCCCGCGCTTCGACGCGGCGAACCGCTGCTCGTCGATCTCGTTCGAGCTCCGCCGCGACGAGTGGGGCAAGCACCTGATGAGCGAGGCCGCCGCGCGCGTGATCGAGCACGCGTTCGGCAAGCTGGGCCTTCATCGCATCCAGGCGGAGATCGATCCGAAGAACCACCCTTCGATCCACCTCGCCGAGACCCTCGGCTTCGTCCGCGAAGGCGTCCTCCGCGACAACGTCTTCCACGACGGCGCCTACTCCGACACCGCCATCTACGCCCGCTTCGCCCCGCGCTGA
- a CDS encoding formylglycine-generating enzyme family protein — protein sequence MSRLVGVEGGVFTMGHADIQESEAPNPPHVVELSPFSIGVYPVTNAEYRTFIEATGATPAAEHLHPLFGAPERPVVGVGWAEAQRYCVWAGGSLPTEAQWELAARGFDGRRYPWGDELPDESRACFAEDWSSGGPSVVGAYPLGVSPFGCHDMAGNVWEWCLDVFVPNAHLERVKAGLDPCVTGAGRVRPLRGGCWRSIDCKLQAAYRNWSHEAARHTTMGFRLCVPANDAATLGDAAQRGAKRA from the coding sequence ATGAGTCGTCTCGTCGGTGTCGAAGGAGGCGTGTTCACGATGGGCCACGCGGACATCCAAGAGTCCGAGGCGCCGAACCCTCCACACGTCGTCGAGCTCTCGCCGTTTTCGATCGGCGTCTATCCGGTGACGAACGCGGAGTATCGCACCTTCATCGAGGCGACGGGCGCGACGCCGGCGGCGGAGCATCTTCACCCGCTCTTCGGCGCGCCCGAGCGTCCCGTCGTTGGCGTCGGATGGGCCGAAGCGCAGCGCTATTGCGTGTGGGCGGGAGGCTCGTTGCCGACAGAGGCGCAATGGGAGCTCGCCGCGCGCGGTTTCGACGGGCGGCGCTACCCGTGGGGTGACGAGCTGCCCGACGAGTCGCGCGCGTGCTTCGCCGAGGACTGGAGCTCCGGCGGCCCCTCCGTCGTGGGAGCGTACCCGCTGGGCGTGAGCCCGTTCGGCTGCCACGACATGGCCGGCAACGTTTGGGAGTGGTGCCTGGACGTCTTCGTGCCCAACGCCCACCTCGAACGCGTGAAGGCCGGCCTCGATCCGTGCGTCACGGGCGCGGGCCGGGTGCGTCCGCTGCGCGGTGGATGCTGGCGCAGCATCGACTGCAAGCTGCAGGCAGCGTACCGAAACTGGTCGCACGAGGCCGCTCGCCACACCACGATGGGCTTTCGCCTCTGCGTCCCTGCAAACGACGCCGCGACGCTCGGCGACGCGGCTCAGCGCGGGGCGAAGCGGGCGTAG
- a CDS encoding CoA-binding protein: MDLELLDVTGMERVLATSRTVAVLGIKPDSRRQLDAHQIPLYLQKVGYTIVPVPIRYPEATEILGVRVCRSLTEIISPIDVLSIFVKNDDFAIYVDDVIAVRPGVVWFQSGLLRPSFAERLASAGIPIAEDCIGCRRASLDPSWAPLRGQR, translated from the coding sequence GTGGACCTCGAGTTGCTCGACGTCACCGGGATGGAGCGCGTTCTCGCGACGTCGCGCACCGTCGCGGTCTTGGGAATCAAGCCCGACTCCCGACGACAGCTCGATGCCCACCAGATCCCGCTTTACCTCCAGAAGGTCGGTTACACGATCGTGCCCGTGCCGATTCGGTATCCCGAGGCGACGGAGATCCTCGGCGTGCGGGTCTGCCGCAGCCTCACGGAGATCATATCGCCGATCGACGTGTTGAGCATTTTTGTCAAGAACGATGATTTCGCTATTTACGTCGACGACGTGATTGCCGTTCGACCCGGGGTGGTCTGGTTTCAGTCGGGGCTCCTTCGTCCGTCGTTCGCGGAGCGCCTCGCCTCTGCGGGGATTCCGATCGCGGAGGACTGCATCGGTTGCCGTCGCGCCTCGCTCGACCCTTCATGGGCGCCGCTTCGTGGGCAGCGATGA